TGTCGCGCGGCGGCGAGACCGCGCTGGCCGTGCTGGCCGGCGTGGTCGTGGGCGCGGCGTGGTTGTGGGTCGCCTCCCTCCCCGTCTACGGGCACGCGGTGTTCAGCCGCCCGCTGTTGTCGCCCACCAAGCGCTCGCAGCTGAAGCACCGGGTGCAGGAGCTGGCCGACCTGCGCGCCGACGCCATCGACACCCAGCAGGCCGAGCTGCTGCGCATCGAGCGCGACCTGCACGACGGCGCCCAGGCCCGCCTGGTGGCCATCGGCATGAAGCTCGGCGCGGTCGACCGCTACCTGGAGACCGACGTCGACAGCGCCCGCACGCTGCTCACCGAGGCGCGGGAGGCGTCGGTGAAGGCGTTGGACGAGCTGCGGAACCTGGTGCGCGGCATCTACCCGCCCGTGCTCGCCGAACGCGGCCTCGGCCCGGCCATCGAGGCGCTGGCCGTGGACAGCCCGCTGGAGGTGGAGCTGCGCACGGAACTGCCGCGCCGCATCCAGGCGGCCCTGGAGTCCGCCGCCTACTTCGCGGTGAACGAGCTGCTGACCAACGCCGCCAAGCACGCCAACGCGCAGCACGTCAGCGTGGTGGCCACGCTGAAGAACGACCTGCTGCGCGTCACCGTGACCGACGACGGCCGCGGCGGCGCGGACCTCGACCACGGCACCGGGCTGCGGGGCATCGCGCGGAGGTGCGCGGTCTTCGACGGTAAGCTCAGGGTGCACAGTCCGGTCGGGGGACCGACTGCCATCACCCTGGAGCTGCCGTGCGCGTCGTCCTCGCCGAGGACCTCTACCTCCTGAGGCAAGGCTTGGTCCAGCTGCTGGAGTCACACGGCTTCGAGATCGTGGCCGCCGTGGACAACGGGCCCGAGCTGCTGTCGGTGCTGCTGAGCGAGCGCCCGGACGTGGCCGTGGTGGACGTGCGGCTGCCGCCGACGTTCACCGACGAGGGCATCCAGGCGGCCCTGGAGGCGCGGCGCCAGGTCAAGGGCCTGCCGGTGCTGGTGCTGTCCCA
This portion of the Saccharothrix syringae genome encodes:
- a CDS encoding sensor histidine kinase, with amino-acid sequence MSTTISAYFRRALLATGHGLLLIGLAALSLASFILTVLSMAFLPLGVGFVLLPIAIALLRWTANQGRRLAGQADVEIPEPYLPRHQPASGLVLKVAQRTQWILTDAATWRDLLWALANTLVGFLAGLLPVTMAGYAVQGVVVEPLLAITGYDTWLWFGGWEGMSRGGETALAVLAGVVVGAAWLWVASLPVYGHAVFSRPLLSPTKRSQLKHRVQELADLRADAIDTQQAELLRIERDLHDGAQARLVAIGMKLGAVDRYLETDVDSARTLLTEAREASVKALDELRNLVRGIYPPVLAERGLGPAIEALAVDSPLEVELRTELPRRIQAALESAAYFAVNELLTNAAKHANAQHVSVVATLKNDLLRVTVTDDGRGGADLDHGTGLRGIARRCAVFDGKLRVHSPVGGPTAITLELPCASSSPRTSTS